The DNA window GTAAGTCCCAAGGGCATGCACTCAGGAGAGCAGGAGCAATCACAGCCTACAGCTTTCTCTATCTGCTCATTAAGCACATGTCCTTCTTTATACTCCAGCATCTAAGCACCTGATTTCCCTGCAAGACTCGGGTCTAGACAGGAGAAGAAAAGTTCATATAGATTCCCCAGAGATCAGAGTGGAGTCAGGTGAATCCTCCCCTTATTACCACCAATCTATGAGCCTCACCTTCCCAAATTTCAAACCCCCCACCACTATATCCCTTCTGTGATTTGTAGCTTTCTTCCATGTCTAAAAGTAAGAAACCTTCCCTGGTTAGGTATCTTGTGTCCTCAAATCACTGACTCACTTTGGGGACACAGTCTCTGGCATCTCCAGAAGTTTTCTCTGTCCCTCTTTAACAGAGGAGTGAGCTGTGTTCACTTGAAATGTGTAACCATATGATGGAACCTCTTGGACTCATCACACTTTGCCCACATTACCAGGAATTTCATGCTGGTAATGAAAACACACATTTATAATGATGGGCCAAGTAATGGCTCTTACCTTAGGATGTGAGTATGAGATTGAAGAGGTGAAAAAGATATCTTCAGGCACCATGACCTGAGCTCTCTTCTCATTTCATACTCATTCAAAGTtggctcttttcatacttattccCTGAAGTTTCAATAATAAAGACAGAATCAAATGTGATTTTGTATGTACATGTAGATCCATGTGGTTTGACAACTCAACGTTTAAGAAAAACATATTACAAATCCATAGACACATATGATCTTATTCACACCCCGTACCTGTGACCACTTTATGTGGACTCAAAAAAGTATTCTCACACATTTAATTTATTCCTCACAACATTGGTTTGAATTTATCCTTATTTCCCCAGATTACCTTCAGAAAAAAGAGCACTAGTTGGGGTTAAATTTATTGATATTAAATTTTTAATGGAGTCATGTAAATGTCACATATTGCTAGGGTAACATGTGATGTTACCACATTTGCATACATCAGGGAATGTCCAGATCATGGTAAGCATATTTACCTCCACAAGATTTCTCTTTCtctggggctggtgttgtggctcaatggtgaagCTTTGCCGAGAACAtgtgaagcactaggttcaatcctcaggaccatgtaaaaataaataaataaagatattgaatccatctaaaactaaaattaaaaaaatatatatttatcatttctttgtggtgaaaaCACAAAAGActggtagaaaaaaaaagaaaagagaaaaagggaatgggcagggaaaggggaagtactgaattggagcaaattgtGTTCCATGCTTGTATGATTATGCCAAAATAAACTCCAATATTAAGTATAGTTATAATGaactaatttaaaagaaaagatattttcttccatttatttttaaaacatgcagGACCTTATTATGACCATACTTTGTGACAGaacatcagaactcctgtctcctTCCTGAGTATAACTTGGTTCCCTGGGGTCAACATCCTTCAGTCCCTCCTGCCCCCTTACCCagcccagcctctggtaaccagtGTTCTACTCTGTGCTCCTACGAGATCAACTTTCATAGAGTCTACATGTGAGTGAGATCCtgcagtacttgtctttctgtcccTGGCTTATTGACCTTTACACAGTGACCTTCAGTTCCATTCATAGCATGGATCAATGATGCCAATTTTAATCAATTATATATCAAGCTGTTAAACCATACTGAGCACTTTCTTGAATGGCACACAAATGGAATCCTGTAGTGCATGCTTTGCATTGTTGTGGAGCTCTTGTAATTCAACAGATTGTGCACTTTAAATCTGTGTGGGTTTCTGAGTGTTATCATTatctaataaattaattaaaaggaaAATCAACAGGGCACACGAGGCTAGTCACACTTAACAAGGGTGGAACTGTCTTTTTTATCTGGGAGGGAAGCAAAGGgtcatgttagagtctgtaaacaagtctggatggcacctggcattttgccagggggagtgaattgtgaggtggagccagcgagccattaagtgtggagattccttattggttgactgctgtatctattttatgctaattaagataagctatgtggaatgtataaataccactcctgtcctacaataaacggcttccactcctgctgtatcaatctacacaagttgttcgtcaccccccggttattttgctgcagccggactgcggcagggtCACATAGAGATATAGGAACAGTGGCCTTACATTAAGGTCGTTCATTCTTGTAAACTAGAAGGTCAACCTTGATTTAAAAATGGAGTAAACTGACCATAAGGGATTTCCAGACAGAACTGCTCTGTCTCTGCCCTCCACACCACAAGTGAGCCTTGGAAACACATTGCAGATGCTCACAGCTGAGTACAGACTCATGAAACCTCTTCCACTTGTTAACAATACTACATTCAACCATTTGATTTTAGGATGGCTTTATACACACCAATAGCTAATGATACAATAATTAAAGGGGAAAAGAACTGAGTGAAATTACAATAATCTTTACTTccaattttgacattttttatgacACTTTATGATAGCATTCATAATTACTCTGTTGTTCAAGTTGGTTtaacaaaaatgtattaaaagTGACTCCATTGAGGTTCCAGCTGACCAGGAGATGTAGGAGGACATGCACCTTTGAGTAGGAATATGGTTGACTCTGAATCATATGACTGGGCTGGAGTTCAGGCTCTCCTGTGCTTCATCAAATGATCATAAAGGTCATTCACAGCCCCTGTGGTGATTATGATAAACTTTAGAAGATGGAGAGACTATATATTTGGAGCAATAGAGTCATGTTCACAGTGCTAGACATATCCAAGCAGCAACAGGAAGATTTCAATGAAATGACATAAAGGCCATCAACAATTCCTGAAGCCCAATGAATAAACCCTCTCACACGGCGACAATCACCTTCCACACTTCAGTGATTAGAAACAGaatatgaaaagaaaacattttccatAGCAGTACAATTACCTGTTTTGCAAGTTTGGTTGGTCATATTTAAGGTCATTCCTGACTGGTCTCATGGAGTCAAACCTATTTATTCAAATTCATCTTTCCAGTTAGACTCCACTTAGAGACACACGCTTCATAATCAATTTTTGGCAATAACTGGTACTCAGTGTGCACTTAATTGAATAAGAGAACATGATCATATGAGAGAATAAAATGCAATGATAAGTTACAAAATAAACCAGAGTGTTAAAATCTACATTACCAGGAGGAGCAATTAACGTCATAGTGTAGAAAATAATGATGGGAGCTGGGGTGCAAGTCATAGTATAGAAAGCCTGCACAAGGACCTACGTTCCATCCCCAgcttaagaaagaaagaagagaagagagggaggaagggagggagggagggagggaggagagggaaagtAAAGGTGAAAAAAGAAATCACAGAAGCTCATATGGAAAACCTACTTCAGATTTttgtatattaaaattttaattgtctTGGCTTCCATGTGGAGTCTTTTCCTCAGGAATAGTAAAACTCATGACTACTATGTTAGCAAAAcacaagaaaatatttgctattgaagaggaaattaTTCTTAAGAAGTTCATGTTGTCCCATGGTATGAGTGGGAATTTCCAAATACTTCTGACACAAAGGTGGGAGTGGGTTTGAGAAAGTGGGAAATAACAAAGGCAGACATTTCATTACAGACTAGAAATAACAGAAAGCCTAGTCAAGCTAGTTCTGTTCACTGTATAGGAAAGCTGCTGTCAAAGAAATGGAAACCATGGTAAATAAAAGGATCAAGTTTTCATTCTACAATCTGATCAAAGAATTATGGTTTCTGACTCAATAAATTTGAGCCTTGCAAGCACAGGCAAGTCtactgaggtggatgaattggttcTCTTCCAGGTGTCCTcccaaggagccttctggagcacTCTTAATGTCCTTATTCCTCAGActgtagatgaaggggttcagcatgggggtgaCCACAGTGTACATCAAAGAGGCTGTTGCAGTGGAATGTGAGTTTTGGGTCACAGCAGAACTGAGGTACACACCTAGCCCTGTGCCATAAAATAAGGAGACCACAGAGAGGTGAGAtgcacaggtggagaaggctttgtACTTGCCCTGAGCTGATGAGATTGTACGGATGGAGGACACTATCTTGGAGTAAGAATAAAGGATGCTGGTGAGGGGGTCTACAGCCAGAAACACAGCTGTGATATATATCACCATATCATTTAGAAAGGTGTCAGAGCAGGCATGGTGGACCACCTGGTTAAGCTCACAGAAAAAGTGGGAGATTTCCAAGTCTGTGCAGAAGGACAGTCTCAGTACCATGAAGCTATGCAACAAGGAATTCAAGAAACTCATGATCCAGCATGCCAGAACCAACAGTCTGCAGTGGCGGTGGTTCATGATGATCATGTAATGCAGGGGGTAACAGATGGCCACATATCTGTCATAGGccatcacagtcagcagaaagatGTCCAATCCTGAGAAAAGCAATAAGAAGTGCATCTGGGTGATGCAGCCTGCATAGGTAATGGTCTTGCTCTGTGTCTGGATGTTCACCAGCATCTTGAGGATGGTGGTGGAGGTGAAGCAGATGTCCACAAAGGACAGGTTggtgaggaagaagtacatgggcatGTGCAGGTGGGAGTCTGAGATGGTggccaggatgatgagcaggttcccCAGCACATTGACCAGGTACATGGAGAGGAACAGCCCAAAAATAAGAATCTGTATTTCTGCTTGCTCTGGAAATCCCAGAAGAAGGACTTTTGAAATTTTTGTATCATTTTCTGGTTCCATGTGTTTGATATGACTaccaaaaataaaagagagagaacAAGAACAGGACACAAGAATGCATTCATTACTCACCCATCACAATGCTGCctgttttatgtgtgtgtgtggggggggggtgcgCATGCACACATGCTGGGCATCAAACTCACACTACCATTGTGCTATGAACCATCCACAATCTTCTACAGTAAAGCAATTAACTTCTACATTGGTGTATAAATCTTGTCCCCTTCATAGTATTAATTGTGTTATCTCtgattagaaatttctgcctcatgttcagcatCTACTCAAAGATCATGTATTCAAAAaatgtttaatgtttttattaaataAGTGCATTATAGTCATATATAATATTGTGGTTAATTCTGacctaatcatacatgcatgaaatACAATTTCTCCAATTGAATCCCACTACTTCCCCAttttctccccttctccctccttgtttcctttcctttgttctactggtcttccttcaatttatttatagtttttaatcTAGTGCTTTATAGATGTACACAAAGGTGTAATTCACCGTGGTGTACTCATACATGTAGacggcataatttggtcaatctcattccaccatttctcccttttcccatccctcctgcCTCCCGTTCCACCCCCTTCTCTGCTCCACTGATCTCTCTTCTGTTTTCATGGGACTCTCCTCTCATTCCCCTTACTTTGGTcttgcttctgcatatgagagagcatttgcccttgactttctgagtctgggttATTTCATGTAGCATGTTGTTCTCCAGTCTCATTTACTTTTGGTGAGAAGTTCTTCTATGCATTTGAGAACTAGAAATATAATGAGGCACTGTTGACACAATGTGTGAAGAAACCCAAAATCCATACACCATGTGAAGGAGAAGGAAAACCACGATGGTCACCTTTCCATCACGGTAAGAAATACTTGAGAAAATCAAGTTTTACTCCGGCTCTCAGTTTTGAAATTTCCATCTGACCCAgcagctttgggcctgtggtgaggcagaatatcatggaggGAAGCCTGTGCAGAAGAAGTCCACTCCTCTATGACCAGGaagcaaaataaagcaaagaGGAGGCCACATCCCCACCAACCTAAGGGATCCCactaagccccacctcttaaaggtatcACCACCTCTGAAAGTACCTCTCTGAGGACCAAATCTTTAACACATGGGCATTTGTAGATAGTCAAGATCCTATACATTCAACTATATTGCaagtgcaaaaaataaaataaaaaggagagaGTGGATGGGTGTATTATTTTACTGGGTGTTCAGGGAAGACTAGcagactgccgcagtctggctgggcacaattcaggagccacttgtcaaaagaaacaaactttatttttagaatacacacaccacaccacacagctcctcaggaaaaaccctcagagcccaactgccaccaccagcttcccacaagcctctccacctcccccacttctcctgctcttgaggccgattggctgggtcacatgggtggagccaaaaaagtcctccaatgagtagctccgtggtctgaaagggcggggaaacagcccaatgagcatcactgcagaggagccaatcagttggcagcctgAAGTGTGCTGGggacgctgtgagccaatcatcagctggcagctggaagtttgctggcagctggaagtttgctggggccccttcagctgtgactTTCAACAGCAGACAAAGTGACATTTGAACAGGGACCTCAAGGAATACAAAATGGGAGCCAGGGGGTATCTGGACTGTGTGCACTTGGAAAGAGGAACAGCAAGGCAAAGTCCCCGAGGAAGATGCTTGTTTCAGTTATTCAAGACTACAAGGAAATCAGTGTGGTGAGCAGAGTGAACAATGGGTGAGTGATGAGAAATGGTGTTGGAGGGTAATGAATGAGCCTGGCTTGGTGGCCCATACCCATGATGCCAGCTACTCAGGCATCATGAGGATTGCGAGTCTGAGGCCGGCACGAGAAACTTAGTGGAAATGTTTCAAATGTAAAAGCAGAATGGCCAGGcacatagctcagtggcagagtgcttgcctaaaatGTGCAAGACCTGAGTTTATCCCCAGCATGACAGTCAATGAGTCATTCAAGTAGTACTGGGTaccactgtcatgtgtaactaattagaacaaatttttttttaaaagtaagagAAGTACTGGGTGGCCTCAAAGAAACCTGTTTTGAACCATGAAACATCTTCTCAATGAACCCAGAGAGAAGAATTAAGCAGACCCATGGggttacaaaagaaagaaagaaaagatctaATAAACTTGGTTGTTCCtgagagaataggaaaaaaataatttccttAGTTACAGATACAGCccaactgcagctctatgcccttgACACtccttaaaaataataaacagcAAAAATAAATTTACAGATAAGATAAAAGACATGATATCTTTTCAGTGTCAAGACACTTGCAGATTGAACACCCCaacagagaaagaagcaaagggaATAAATCAACAATTCAAAAGAGGAAAGAGATGCAGAAGGAGTGAACTGAAACATTTTATATGAGACAATGAAAGGTTTGCTCCTCCGGTGCCTGGTCCATATCTGTTTGACCCACTGGTTTTCCTGAAATCTGACAGTGGGCAGCCAGagcttctttcccttttctcaggtggcatcttctcttcattatttGTAGGTCTGAGGCTTGGATATTTTACATTACTTTTGAGTCCCATGGGTATATTCTAGACTTCAAAAAACTTATCATGGTCAATATGACTCTATAAAATTCCATGCCAGGACACCAAAATAATTCTCTGTTTAGCTGAAAACATCCTTCCTATAATTAATCCCTGAGGGAATTGTATCATGCACATTTCATCATTCTCCGTCTTCACCACCATAGTTTAAGATCCAAAGGCGGAAAATTCAACTGCTTTGCTCATCTTCACATTTTCACAAAATGGTGAAAACGTGTACATTATGTAGAAACAAACTTAAGGAAAGTAAAAAGTTAgaatggcagggggataaaacaaAGCCAAATTGAGTGGTTTCCAAACAACAAAATCAAAAGGAACATTGATAATAAAATGAAGCAGGATACGAAATGGCAGCAATTTAAGTGATTTCAAGATtgattaataatttaattttcaaatacCTAGATGTAAGAGAATATAATAAAGTTGTGGGCATCTAATTTTATAATTGTATCTCATATCAAAGTGTatgaagggctgggaatgtaactcagtggtggagcacttgcctagcatctgcagtaccctgcattcaatccccatgtatataaattttatatatacatatataaatatatataaatatattaaattatatatatatatatatatatatatatatatatatacacacacacatacatacatattatatGAAAGATAGAGGTTATCTTAATCAAGTGATAATGTCTTCCAAATGATGTCCAGAGTGAAGGTGACTTGAGGAAATAGATCTATCAAAAAAGACCAAAGTCATAATAAAGAATAACAGACATGTGAAAACAAGTTGTAAATATGCATGAAAGGCTACTCACGTCATGAAGATGAACTTTGTACATTTAAAAACCAATGAGGCAAACACAATGTAACCACAGACTTGATCCCacaaaatacaaataattttataattgtcCCCAACACACCTATACATATGTAAAAGAACTAAATGGCAA is part of the Callospermophilus lateralis isolate mCalLat2 chromosome 1, mCalLat2.hap1, whole genome shotgun sequence genome and encodes:
- the LOC143400178 gene encoding olfactory receptor 7A17-like, yielding MEPENDTKISKVLLLGFPEQAEIQILIFGLFLSMYLVNVLGNLLIILATISDSHLHMPMYFFLTNLSFVDICFTSTTILKMLVNIQTQSKTITYAGCITQMHFLLLFSGLDIFLLTVMAYDRYVAICYPLHYMIIMNHRHCRLLVLACWIMSFLNSLLHSFMVLRLSFCTDLEISHFFCELNQVVHHACSDTFLNDMVIYITAVFLAVDPLTSILYSYSKIVSSIRTISSAQGKYKAFSTCASHLSVVSLFYGTGLGVYLSSAVTQNSHSTATASLMYTVVTPMLNPFIYSLRNKDIKSAPEGSLGGHLEENQFIHLSRLACACKAQIY